From the genome of uncultured Methanobacterium sp.:
GTAAAAAAATTAAATTCCCCTAGTTAATAGGGCGGATTATTTTCTTTTTGCACTAATTACGCCGGATAATACTACTAATAGAGCCACTAACAGAGCTCCTAAGGGTGCACCGGTCTTTTGCATAGGCACAGTCTTTGCATTCACTGTTTTTCCATTTAACGAAGTGTCCTGCACATCAACTGTGGCCGTAGCACTCTGGTTGTCCAGGATTGGATCGAAAGTGTCAGAATACACGTGGGCGTGGTTTTCTAATGGTCCTACTTTTTCTACTCCAACAGTCATTATCAGCTGGGCAACAGCGCCACTTGGTAGATCTCCTATGGTCCATATGCCTGTAATAGGGTCGTATGATCCATAGTTAGCACTTGAACTGATGTAAACAACACCTTCCGGCAGTTTATCTGTAACATAAACACTGGTAGCAGTATCCGGCCCTTTGTTTTGCACGATTAGGGTGAAGTAGATCACTTCATGGATGTAAGGGCGAGGATTACTGACTGTTTTGGTTATTTCCAGATCTGCTGCTGGTGGTACGTTTATAGTGGCATTAACTTCGTTAGCCCAGTTTGTCATTTCCCCTGTTGCATTTACTAGTGCGGTTATGTTTAGAATTGCGTTGGTGTTGTTTAATAATGTTCCAACATTCCATATTCCTGTTGAAGGGTTGTATATTCCTTGTGAGGATTGGTATGAAAGGAATACTAGTCCTGCAGGTAAGTTATCTACTACCTGGACGTCTGAGGCATCGTTTGGTCCGTTGTTATGTGCTGTTACTGTGAATATAATTGTACTTCCGTAGTTTGGTGTGGGGTTGTTCACGGTTTTCGTTATTATAATGTGTGCATGTGGTGGTATGTCCAATTGTGCGCTTGCGTTACCGTATGGTGGTCCTTCTGGGTATTCTGGGTTGTAAGTGTCTTGTGCAGTTTGATTTACAGTGTTGTATATTGTGGTGTTGGCTACTGTTATTTGTCCGGGTATTGCGATATAAACTGTTGATCCTACTGGAAGGAATCCAAAGTCCGAACCGGGCCATGTTATAGGCTCGTTATTCCAGCTTCCGGAATCTATTTTCCATTGATAATAACTTCCAGGTGTAAATCCTGGTGGTAAGATATCAGTTAAAGTAATTGTAGCATTACTTGGACCGATATTGGTAGCACTGAAAACTATCCAGACGTTGTCCTGGTACTGGGCAGTGGTTATTGGTGTTCCATCTTGGGTTGCTCTCCACTCTTTATTTAGGGTAAAGATGGATGCTGGTGGTACGTTTATTGTTTCGTTGTCTTTACTCCATGGAAATTTATCAAAGGTTGTCTGATTTGTTACAAAAGCCCAGTTGGTGATAGTTCCTACTCCGGTCACGTTGGCTGTTATGCTTAAAAATGCGGACGTACCGTTTAGTATTGTTCCTATGTTCCATATTCCAGTATTTGGATTATATGTTGTTCCGGGTGTAAATATGGATGAAACGAAGGTCAATTCGGCAGGTAGGATGTCTGTTACTTCCACACCTTGAGCATCGTTTGGTCCAGTATTAAATGCGGTGATGGTAAAAGTCACTAAACTCCAATAATTTGGTGTGGAATTAGAAACTATTTTGTCTAATACTACGTGTGCAGCTTCGCTTACAGTTATGTTCACGGTTGCGTTGTTATCAGGGTGTGGATCGAAGGTTGTTGTCGTAACATTCACGAAATTGGTTATTAATCCAGTGGCATTTACTATTGCTGTTATATTTATGGTTGCATTTTGATTGTGTCCAATGATTCCCAAGTTCCAGGTGTATATGTTCCCAACAACTGAAAATGGTACTGGTGTTGAGGATACGAAGATCAGGCCAGTTGGCCATACATCGGTGACCACAACATTTTCAGCAGGATCTGGTCCTGTATTGCACACACCAATTGTGAAGTGGATAATATCACCAAAATCTGGTGTTGTACTGTCTACTTTTTTGCAGATTGAAAGATCAGCGGTGGGTACATATGGGTTTTCGACAAAAAGTTGTATTAAATCATGGTTATTTAGGAGGTTGGGGTCGAATTCAGTTCCGTTGACGGTGGCGATGTTGGTTATGTTTCCAGTGAATTTATTATTTATGGTGGCGTTAAAGGTAATAGTCACTATTTGGCTGGCTGTTAGAGTTCCTATGTTCCATATTCTCATAATAGGATCCCAAGTCCCCTGACTGGGAGTTGCAGCACCAAATGATGATATTCCAGTGGGCATAGGATCGTATGCCATTACGTTTGTTGCGGTGTTAGGTCCGAGGTTTGTAACTGTTAATGTGAATGTTACGTTTTGTCCAGAGGTTAGGCCTTGTGTTTGGTTGGCTGTTTTTATTATGGCCAGGTCTGCAGCGGGGATTAAATTGCTAATAAAAGTTGCACTATTACATAATGTTCCATTAACATATGCATTCACCATGTTGCTAAGAGTTGTTGGGGGTACTGTGGCAATATCTACTACTCCTCTCACCCAGAAATTAACGATCTGACCAACAGAAAGGCTTCCAAGATCTACACTCTGCCCAGAAGTGTACGGACTCCAGTTAACATTGTTCAGAGAATATTGGACACTATTATGGATTTGAATTGGTAGAACGTCAGAAAAGCTTACAATCCAGGCAGTATGGGGGCCATTGTTTCTTATGCTCATTTCATAAGTTAACAAACTTCCAGGCCAAACAGGCTCAGGATTACCTTCTTTAGTCACACTAAGACATGCTGGGAAGTCTACTAATGGTATGGGTAATGTTAAGTTTCCTGTTTTGTTTTCAGGGTCGGTGTAAGTAATATTAGCTACTACGTTGGTGGGAATGTTGAATCCGTTAATGGTGGACATTAAATCGTATCTCACGTTCCAGGTTTGCCCTTGTCCCAGAGTTGGTATAAACCAGGTTAAGGTTCTGGTTCCATCCGGGTTTAAAACATTGGTTGTTGGAGCTATGGTAGCACCTACGTAGGTCATGTAGTTGGGTACCACATCTGTGACAGTGATATCTTTAGCTTTAGTGGTTATACTTTGGAATATCTGATTATAGATACTATCAATGACCGAAGCATTGTTGGCAAAATAATATTGAGGTACGCCATTGATAACAGATGCCATCTGGGTTAATACAACAGGATCAACATCCGGTCCCAAACCTATGGTGTAAACATTGTATCCCAAACTTTTAGCCAGGGTAGCAAAGTATATGGCCCGCTGGTCAGGAGTTTGTGTAGCATTCCCCCCTGCATTAAAGAGTCCGTCGGTTAGTAAGATGATGTTTCTTTGATTAGCGGGAAGTGAGGATAAACTGAGTATATTGATGGAAGTTTCCATTGCCAAAGCACCATTGGTTGTACCTCCAGGAGTGTTCTGGTTAACTACATTAATGGCCTGATTGAAGTTACTGGTTAAACCTTGCTGCTGTTTTATTACGTTAGCCCAGTTTACCACTCCAACTTGATCAGTAGTGTTGTTCATTTTGTTAATGAAACTGATGGCACCAGTTTTTCTAAGACCTGTAGGGTCACTGGTACTCATACTTCCAGAAGCATCTATGGCAAAAACCACATCAGCAGGAAGTCGGGTTGAATTACTGGATCCATTCACTTGGATGTAAACCGTGGCTGTATCAACCCCTGTTACATTGGCAGTTTTATTTGCTTCTATAGCCTGGTCCTGGGCACATACGGATCCCGCCATGAAAAGCATCAGAACTATCGTTAATAAACTTATCAAAATCAATTTTTTATTCATTTTCCCCCTCCTTGATGTTTGATTAAGTTTTAAGAAGATTAGAATTAATGAAATCACTGCATTCCCTTTAAAAAAAGAATGTATATGTTTTAAGAAATCGGGAAATTTTTGTGTGTTTCATCTTCTTACTAAAAAATTTTCATTAATATTTATATTCATTATTATATATCAATATTGCTCTGATCAATAAACAAGTAAAAAGAATGTAATACCTTTTCCAGGTTCAGATTCAACCCATATTTCGCCACCATGCTGATGACAATTCTCTGAGAAATGGATAAACTAATACCCAAACCTTCATATTCCTATGATTATGCAATCTCTGGAAAATGGTGAAAATACGTTTCAGGTATTTTAAAATCAGCGTATAATAAAGAGATATTATCCAGATAAAAAGAGTAGAATTAAATAAGTAAACGATCTTCAAACTTAGAAAACAGGAATGAAACTCTGAAATTATCTTTAATGCGAGGAAGTGAAACCATTCAAGAGGGAGATAGTGCCGTTGAATCCACCGGAGGAGAACTAGATGATGCGTGGATAAGCATCCATTTAACCCCCTAACCATTGACTAGGGTAAATAAATTAATGAGTACTATCAGTACTCAATTAACTTTTTTTATTTAAAATAGAATTAGGTAAACCATTGACTTATTAAAAATATTTATTGTACCGCGGATTCAGGAGTCTTCAAACGATTAAAGAAGTAAAATAATATTTAATTAATTTTGAATATAAATTTCTATTTTATAAATGGATTTTTCTCATTTTAAACAGTTCTACTGAGATTTCCAACTAGATTAATCCATTTTTTTTCAAGGCATTCTCATCAATTTGTGACATAAGTCACTAAAAATTTTATTTTTGTTATTGATTTGTGAATACAAAGATCATATTAGATGATAAAATTGTAGAAGGAGGTGACAAAAACGTGACCCAAAAAACAGAATATATAAACTACCGAATTATTCTCATTTTAGGCTTATTAATCATATTCGCAGCTACTATTTCTTCTTCCAGTGCAGCCAACACCATCTATGTTAATAATGCTACTGGAAACGATGATTATGATGGAACCAGTGCAACTGTAACCGGTCCAACAGTTGGTCCCAAAGCAACTATTCAAAATGGTACTGATACAGTAGATTCTGATGGTACGGTTAATGTGGCCGATGGACTTTACAAAGAAGCAGTAGTCATTAACAAAAACTTGAC
Proteins encoded in this window:
- a CDS encoding VWA domain-containing protein, coding for MNKKLILISLLTIVLMLFMAGSVCAQDQAIEANKTANVTGVDTATVYIQVNGSSNSTRLPADVVFAIDASGSMSTSDPTGLRKTGAISFINKMNNTTDQVGVVNWANVIKQQQGLTSNFNQAINVVNQNTPGGTTNGALAMETSINILSLSSLPANQRNIILLTDGLFNAGGNATQTPDQRAIYFATLAKSLGYNVYTIGLGPDVDPVVLTQMASVINGVPQYYFANNASVIDSIYNQIFQSITTKAKDITVTDVVPNYMTYVGATIAPTTNVLNPDGTRTLTWFIPTLGQGQTWNVRYDLMSTINGFNIPTNVVANITYTDPENKTGNLTLPIPLVDFPACLSVTKEGNPEPVWPGSLLTYEMSIRNNGPHTAWIVSFSDVLPIQIHNSVQYSLNNVNWSPYTSGQSVDLGSLSVGQIVNFWVRGVVDIATVPPTTLSNMVNAYVNGTLCNSATFISNLIPAADLAIIKTANQTQGLTSGQNVTFTLTVTNLGPNTATNVMAYDPMPTGISSFGAATPSQGTWDPIMRIWNIGTLTASQIVTITFNATINNKFTGNITNIATVNGTEFDPNLLNNHDLIQLFVENPYVPTADLSICKKVDSTTPDFGDIIHFTIGVCNTGPDPAENVVVTDVWPTGLIFVSSTPVPFSVVGNIYTWNLGIIGHNQNATINITAIVNATGLITNFVNVTTTTFDPHPDNNATVNITVSEAAHVVLDKIVSNSTPNYWSLVTFTITAFNTGPNDAQGVEVTDILPAELTFVSSIFTPGTTYNPNTGIWNIGTILNGTSAFLSITANVTGVGTITNWAFVTNQTTFDKFPWSKDNETINVPPASIFTLNKEWRATQDGTPITTAQYQDNVWIVFSATNIGPSNATITLTDILPPGFTPGSYYQWKIDSGSWNNEPITWPGSDFGFLPVGSTVYIAIPGQITVANTTIYNTVNQTAQDTYNPEYPEGPPYGNASAQLDIPPHAHIIITKTVNNPTPNYGSTIIFTVTAHNNGPNDASDVQVVDNLPAGLVFLSYQSSQGIYNPSTGIWNVGTLLNNTNAILNITALVNATGEMTNWANEVNATINVPPAADLEITKTVSNPRPYIHEVIYFTLIVQNKGPDTATSVYVTDKLPEGVVYISSSANYGSYDPITGIWTIGDLPSGAVAQLIMTVGVEKVGPLENHAHVYSDTFDPILDNQSATATVDVQDTSLNGKTVNAKTVPMQKTGAPLGALLVALLVVLSGVISAKRK